In a genomic window of Branchiostoma lanceolatum isolate klBraLanc5 chromosome 12, klBraLanc5.hap2, whole genome shotgun sequence:
- the LOC136446133 gene encoding homeobox protein engrailed-1-B-like, with protein sequence MANSSAEENGNPASPPPPHSPVQPEEDSPSPDGPRTTNFSIANILRPEFGARKRDSKSCDSSPVSSPGKPTPADLSPSLPASPGGVPPENTTTAEGLRLDEDPAKPVTADDKDGKPVPQPMIWPAWVYCTRYSDRPSSGPRTRKSRPKDPKKAEEKRPRTAFTSEQLQRLKKEFQENRYLTEQRRQDLARELKLNESQIKIWFQNKRAKIKKAAGVRNGLALHLMAQGLYNHSTMPTMGDEHGLDMHD encoded by the exons ATGGCGAACAGTAGCGCAGAGGAGAACGGGAACCCGGCGAGCCCTCCGCCGCCACACAGCCCCGTCCAGCCGGAGGAGGACAGCCCGAGCCCCGATGGCCCACGGACCACCAACTTTTCCATCGCGAACATCCTCCGCCCTGAGTTCGGCGCTCGCAAGAGAGACAGTAAAAGTTGCGACTCCTCTCCCGTGTCCAGTCCGGGGAAGCCGACACCGGCGgacctctctccctccctccccgcCAGCCCCGGTGGCGTCCCGCCGGAGAACACGACGACAGCCGAAGGACTCCGGCTCGATGAAGACCCCGCCAAGCCCGTTACCGCAGACGATAAGGACGGTAAGCCGGTACCCCAGCCCATGATCTGGCCCGCGTGGGTCTACTGTACCCGCTACTCCGACCGACCATCTTCTG GGCCCCGAACGCGGAAATCCCGGCCGAAAGACCCGAAGAAAGCCGAGGAGAAGCGACCGAGGACGGCGTTCACTTCGGAACAACTCCAGCGTCTGAAAAAGGAGTTCCAAGAAAACCGTTACCTCACAGAGCAGCGACGACAAGACCTGGCCAGAGAGCTCAAGTTAAACGAGTCACAGATCAAGATATGGTTTCAGAACAAGCGGGCGAAAATCAAGAAGGCGGCGGGAGTACGGAACGGACTAGCGCTGCATCTGATGGCACAAGGCCTGTATAATCATTCCACCATGCCCACAATGGGAGACGAGCATGGCCTGGACATGCATGACTAG